CCCCGCTGCGACCCGCGCCGGGAGCGGTGGGTTCAGGCCGTCAGGATCAGGGGCGCTCCCTTCGTGATCATGATGGTGTGTTCGAAGTGCGCCGCCAGTCCACCATCGGTCGTCGCCAGCGTCCAGCCGTCGCGCCGGGTCCGGATACGTCCGCTGTGGCCACTGGAGACCATCGGCTCGACGGCGATCACCAGTCCCTCGTGCAGGGGCCTTTTCAGCGCCGGATGGTAGTAGTTCGGCACCTCGGGTTTTTCGTGGATGGCCCGGCCGACGCCGTGGCCCTGCAACTCGCGCAGCAGGGTGAACCCACGCCGCGCCACCTCGGTTTCGATCGCCCGACCAATGCCATTCAGGGGCCGTCCGGCCCGCGCCGCTCTGAACCCCTGGGCCAGGGCAGCCTCCGCGCAGGCGATCAGGCGCGACACCACCGGGGACACGGGCGGAACCGCCACGGTCACGGCGGCGTCTGCGATATATCCGCCCACGTTCGGCGTGACGTCGATACAGACCACGTCCCCCGCCTGCAGGGGCCGCCGCGTCGGCAGGCCGTGAACGATGTCGTCGTTCACACTGATGAACACGTTCACCGGAGCACCGTACTCGTCACGTGGGGCGGAGAAGGCCCCGTACCGGGCGAAGATCTGCCCCGCGAGCGCGTCCAGGTCGGCGGGAGTGATGCCCGGTTCGACCGCGGCTTTCAATCCTTCGAGGGTGCGGGCCACCACCTGTCCCGCCAGCGTCATCCCGTCCAGATCCCGCTCGTCGTTGATCGTCATGCACAAGTGTAGTCCGTCCCCCAAGGAGCAGATCCCATGACCCCATCCACCCTGCCCGACCTCCTCCGTCCCGCGTCCTACGTTTCCGGCCGGTGGCACGCGAATCCCGAAGGTCAGATCCTCTTGGACGCCGTGTACGGCCGTCCGGTGGCGGTCATCTCCTCGGAGAGGGTCGATTTCGCGCAGGCGCTCGCCTATGGGCGCACCGCCGGTGCGGTGGTGCGGCGTCAGACCTTCCACGAACGGGCGCGGGCGCTGCGGGCGCTGGGGACCTACCTGATGGAGCGCAAGGATATCTATTACGCGCTCAGCACGCTGACGGGCGCGACCCGCCGGGACTCCTGGGTGGACATCGAGGGCGGGATCGGCACGCTGTTCAGCTACGCCAGCGCGGCGCGGCGTGACCTGCCCGACGAGCGCTTCTGGCCGGACGGAAAGGTAGAGCGGCTGGGCCGCGAGGGGACGTTCGTGGGCCGTCACCTGCTGGTGCCGCGTGAGGGCGTGGCGGTGCAGATCAACGCCTTCAACTTTCCGGTGTGGGGGATGCTGGAGAAGTTCGCGCCTAGCTTCATCGCGGGGATGCCGAGTCTGGTGAAGCCCGCGCCGCAGACGGCGTATGTGGCGGAGCGCGTGGTACGGGACATCATCGCGTCGGGCCTGCTCCCCGAGGGCGCGCTGCAACTCGTGACGGGCGGGCCGGGCGACCTGCTCGACCACCTGGAGGAGCAGGACGTGGTGGCCTTCACCGGGTCGGCCGCGACGGCGGCGAATCTGCGCGTGCATCCGAACATCGTGGCGCGGAGTGTCCCCTTCAACGCGGAGGCCGACAGCCTGAACGCGTCGGTGCTGGGCCTGAGCGTGACCCCCGAAGAGCCGGAGTTCGCCCTGTTCGTGCGCGAGGTGGCCCGCGAGATGACCGGCAAGGCGGGCCAGAAGTGCACCGCGATCCGGAGGGCGATGGTGCCGTCGCATCTGATCGAGGCCGTGACGGACGGCCTGCGCCGCGAGCTGGCGAAGGTGACGCTGGGCGATCCGGCGCGCGACGACGTGCGGATGGGCGCGCTGGTGAGCGTGGAGCAGCGCGAGCGGGTGCGTGGGACGCTGCAAAAGCTCACGGCGGAAGCCCGCGTGGTGATCTCCGGCGAATCGGAACTGCTGGGGGGCGACCGCGAGCGGGGCGCGTTCCTCGATCCGACTGTGCTGGTGTGCGATTTACCCCTGACGGCCTCCGGGCCGCACGAGCTGGAAGCCTTCGGGCCGGTGGTGACCCTGTTCCCGTACGACTCGCTGGACGACGCCGTGACGCTGGCCAAGCGGGGCCGGGGCTCGCTGGCCGGGAGCATCGTCACGCATGACCGTACCGAGGCGACGGAACTGGTGATGGGCATGGCGAGTACGCACGGCCGGCTGCTGGTACTGAACCGTCAGAACGCGAAGGAGAACACCGGGCACGGGTCGCCGTTGCCCCAGCTCAACCACGGCGGGCCGGGCCGCGCGGGCGGCGGTTCGGAGCTGGGCGGTCTGAGTGCCGTGCGGCACCATATGAACCGCGTGGCGGTGCAGGCCGATCCGTCCACCCTGACCGCGATCACGCGCGACTTCGTGCCCGGCGCCGAGGTGACGGAGGACGTGGTTCACCCGTTCCGAAAATCCTTCGACGAGATTCAGGTCGGCGACAGCCTGCTCACGCACCGGCGCACGGTCACGGAGGCCGACATCGTGAACTTTGCGGGCCTGACCGGCGACCACTTCTACGCCCACGTCGATGAGATCGGGGCCAGGGAGGGGATCTTCGGCAGGCGGGTGGCGCACGGGTACTTCCTGATTTCGGCGGCGGCGGGCATGTTCGTGAGTCCGGCGCCGGGGCCGGTGCTGGCGAACTACGGCCTGGAGAACCTGCGGTTCATCCTGCCGGTAGGGATCGGCGACACCATTCGCACGCGCCTGACCTGCAAACGCAAGATCCGCAAAGACATGCGTTCCGGCGAGACCCGACCGACCGGCGTGGTCGAGTGGCGCAGCGAGATCACCAACCAGGAGGGAGAACTGGTGGCGACGTACGACATCCTCACGCTGGTCGAGCGGGCCCGCGACGGCTTCGACCCGCCGCCGGACACCGCGCAGGCCTGAGCCGTGCCCCAGGACGCACGCAGGGAACTGCGGGATGGCCGCTTCGAGTACCGCGCGCTCAGGGATGGCCGGGTGGTCGTGTCGTGGTATGGGCGGCCCGTGACGACCCTGGCGGGGCGGGAGGCC
This genomic window from Deinococcus sp. KSM4-11 contains:
- the map gene encoding type I methionyl aminopeptidase translates to MTINDERDLDGMTLAGQVVARTLEGLKAAVEPGITPADLDALAGQIFARYGAFSAPRDEYGAPVNVFISVNDDIVHGLPTRRPLQAGDVVCIDVTPNVGGYIADAAVTVAVPPVSPVVSRLIACAEAALAQGFRAARAGRPLNGIGRAIETEVARRGFTLLRELQGHGVGRAIHEKPEVPNYYHPALKRPLHEGLVIAVEPMVSSGHSGRIRTRRDGWTLATTDGGLAAHFEHTIMITKGAPLILTA
- the paaZ gene encoding phenylacetic acid degradation bifunctional protein PaaZ, whose amino-acid sequence is MTPSTLPDLLRPASYVSGRWHANPEGQILLDAVYGRPVAVISSERVDFAQALAYGRTAGAVVRRQTFHERARALRALGTYLMERKDIYYALSTLTGATRRDSWVDIEGGIGTLFSYASAARRDLPDERFWPDGKVERLGREGTFVGRHLLVPREGVAVQINAFNFPVWGMLEKFAPSFIAGMPSLVKPAPQTAYVAERVVRDIIASGLLPEGALQLVTGGPGDLLDHLEEQDVVAFTGSAATAANLRVHPNIVARSVPFNAEADSLNASVLGLSVTPEEPEFALFVREVAREMTGKAGQKCTAIRRAMVPSHLIEAVTDGLRRELAKVTLGDPARDDVRMGALVSVEQRERVRGTLQKLTAEARVVISGESELLGGDRERGAFLDPTVLVCDLPLTASGPHELEAFGPVVTLFPYDSLDDAVTLAKRGRGSLAGSIVTHDRTEATELVMGMASTHGRLLVLNRQNAKENTGHGSPLPQLNHGGPGRAGGGSELGGLSAVRHHMNRVAVQADPSTLTAITRDFVPGAEVTEDVVHPFRKSFDEIQVGDSLLTHRRTVTEADIVNFAGLTGDHFYAHVDEIGAREGIFGRRVAHGYFLISAAAGMFVSPAPGPVLANYGLENLRFILPVGIGDTIRTRLTCKRKIRKDMRSGETRPTGVVEWRSEITNQEGELVATYDILTLVERARDGFDPPPDTAQA